One genomic region from Hoeflea algicola encodes:
- a CDS encoding CpaF family protein, whose product MFGKRSNDGHGKPLVAPATRPPASAAPASTTAPPPAAPANAAAPDRENAPAPKQAAQPVSQRRDEPAVKRKTTRNEAYYDTKSQVFSALIDTIDLSQLAKLDAESAREEIRDIVNDIITIKNFALSIAEQEELLDDICNDVLGYGPLEPLLARDDIADIMVNGAGMTYIEVAGKVLETDVRFRDNSQLLSICQRIVSQVGRRVDESSPICDARLPDGSRVNVIAPPLAIDGTALTIRKFKKDKLTLDQLVKFGAITPEGAAVLQIIGRVRCNVVISGGTGSGKTTLLNCLTAYIDADERIITCEDSAELQLQQPHVVRLETRPPNIEGEGEITMRDLVKNCLRMRPERIIVGEVRGPEVFDLLQAMNTGHDGSMGTIHSNSPRECLSRMESMIAMGGFTLPAKTVREIIAGSVDVVIQAARLRDGSRRITHITEVVGMEGDVIITQDLMTYDMLGEDANGKIIGEHRSTGIGRPNFWDRARYYGEDKRLAASLDAMEKVTS is encoded by the coding sequence ATGTTCGGCAAACGCAGCAACGATGGACACGGCAAGCCGCTGGTGGCCCCGGCGACACGGCCGCCGGCTTCCGCCGCGCCCGCATCAACGACAGCGCCGCCGCCGGCCGCGCCTGCAAACGCTGCGGCGCCCGATAGGGAAAATGCGCCTGCGCCCAAACAGGCCGCACAGCCGGTCAGCCAGCGCCGCGATGAACCCGCGGTCAAGCGCAAGACAACCCGCAATGAAGCCTATTACGATACCAAGAGCCAGGTGTTCTCGGCTCTGATCGATACCATTGACCTGTCCCAGCTTGCCAAGCTCGATGCCGAAAGCGCGCGCGAGGAAATCCGCGATATCGTCAATGATATCATCACGATCAAGAATTTCGCCCTGTCCATTGCCGAGCAGGAAGAACTGCTTGACGATATTTGCAACGACGTTCTGGGCTATGGTCCGCTGGAACCGCTGCTGGCGCGCGACGACATCGCCGACATCATGGTCAACGGCGCCGGCATGACCTACATCGAAGTTGCCGGCAAGGTTCTGGAAACCGATGTCCGGTTTCGTGACAACAGCCAGCTTTTGTCGATTTGCCAGCGGATCGTCAGCCAGGTTGGCCGTCGTGTCGATGAATCGAGTCCGATCTGCGACGCCCGCCTTCCCGATGGTTCCCGCGTCAACGTGATCGCCCCGCCCTTGGCGATCGACGGCACCGCCCTGACCATTCGTAAATTCAAGAAGGACAAGCTGACACTTGACCAGCTGGTCAAGTTTGGCGCGATCACTCCCGAGGGTGCGGCTGTCCTGCAGATCATCGGCAGGGTTCGCTGCAACGTGGTGATCTCGGGCGGTACCGGTTCGGGCAAGACCACGCTGCTCAACTGCCTTACGGCCTATATCGACGCGGACGAGCGGATCATTACCTGCGAAGACTCCGCCGAACTCCAGCTTCAGCAGCCGCATGTGGTGCGGCTTGAAACCCGCCCGCCCAACATCGAGGGTGAGGGTGAAATCACCATGCGTGATCTGGTCAAGAACTGCCTCCGTATGCGTCCCGAGCGGATCATCGTCGGCGAAGTCCGTGGCCCCGAAGTGTTCGACCTTTTGCAGGCGATGAACACCGGCCACGACGGATCGATGGGAACGATCCACTCCAACAGCCCGCGTGAGTGTCTGAGCCGTATGGAATCGATGATCGCCATGGGTGGCTTCACCCTGCCGGCCAAAACCGTGCGCGAGATCATTGCCGGGTCGGTCGATGTTGTCATTCAGGCGGCGCGTCTGCGCGATGGGTCGCGCCGCATCACCCACATTACCGAAGTCGTCGGCATGGAGGGCGATGTGATCATCACCCAGGATCTGATGACCTATGACATGCTTGGCGAAGACGCCAATGGCAAAATCATTGGCGAGCACCGTTCGACCGGTATTGGCCGGCCGAATTTCTGGGATCGTGCCCGTTATTATGGCGAAGACAAGCGCTTGGCCGCTTCTCTCGATGCCATGGAAAAAGTCACCTCGTAA
- a CDS encoding AAA family ATPase, which produces MTNLDYALEQETQSEQGQEAPVRGDFERIRPLPRISVHAFFETEGLAKTMERCAEDRRMAKVNLRINSGGVSAAANMFSASPTPNLLILETRADAQTLLAELGDLAGVCDPDTRVVIVGHVNDVALYRELVRNGVSEYIVAPVSMADVIGVISTIFVDPDAAPLGRSIAFVGAKGGVGSSTLAHNCAWSISSLFSSEVILADLDLAFGTANLNFDNDPTQGIAEAVYSPDRLDEVFLDRLLAKCSEHLSMLAAPSMLDRTYDFAGDAFLPILDIIQRNAPVSVLDVPHVWTDWTQKVLCAADEIVITATPDLANLRNTKNLFDTLRKLRPNDRPPLLILNQVGMAKRPEISPDVFCEPLETEPLAIIPFDAVLFGEAANSGLMIGESSAKSPVAESLSQIAHVVTGRAEVKKRRKAGLSSLIGLLGRK; this is translated from the coding sequence ATGACCAACCTTGATTATGCGCTAGAGCAGGAAACACAGTCGGAACAGGGCCAGGAGGCTCCGGTCCGCGGTGATTTCGAACGCATCCGGCCGCTACCGCGGATCTCGGTGCACGCCTTTTTTGAGACTGAGGGTCTGGCCAAGACCATGGAGCGATGTGCCGAGGATCGGCGCATGGCCAAGGTCAATCTTCGCATCAATTCCGGCGGCGTGTCAGCGGCAGCCAACATGTTCTCCGCCTCACCGACACCGAACTTGCTGATCCTGGAAACCCGTGCGGACGCGCAGACATTGCTCGCAGAGCTCGGGGATCTGGCCGGTGTCTGCGACCCCGACACAAGGGTGGTGATCGTCGGCCATGTCAACGACGTGGCATTGTATCGCGAACTGGTTCGCAACGGGGTGTCCGAATACATCGTTGCACCGGTGTCGATGGCCGATGTGATCGGGGTCATCTCGACCATCTTTGTCGATCCCGACGCAGCGCCGCTTGGCCGGTCGATTGCCTTTGTCGGCGCCAAGGGTGGTGTCGGTTCGTCCACACTGGCCCACAATTGTGCCTGGAGCATCTCGAGCCTGTTCTCCAGCGAGGTCATTCTCGCCGACCTCGACCTGGCCTTCGGAACTGCCAATCTCAACTTCGACAACGACCCGACCCAGGGCATCGCTGAAGCTGTCTATTCCCCTGATCGCCTCGACGAAGTGTTCCTCGACCGCCTGCTTGCCAAGTGTTCCGAACATCTTTCGATGCTGGCGGCGCCGTCGATGCTCGATCGCACCTATGATTTTGCCGGCGATGCGTTCCTGCCGATCCTCGACATCATCCAGCGCAACGCTCCGGTCTCGGTGCTCGACGTGCCGCATGTCTGGACCGACTGGACCCAGAAGGTGCTGTGCGCTGCTGACGAGATCGTCATCACCGCCACACCCGATCTCGCCAATCTGCGCAACACCAAGAACCTGTTCGATACCTTGCGCAAATTGCGTCCCAACGACCGGCCACCCTTGTTGATCCTCAACCAGGTGGGCATGGCCAAGCGCCCCGAAATCAGCCCGGACGTGTTCTGCGAACCGCTGGAAACCGAGCCGCTTGCCATCATTCCCTTTGATGCGGTGCTGTTCGGTGAAGCCGCCAATTCAGGCCTGATGATCGGCGAATCCTCGGCCAAATCGCCGGTCGCGGAATCCTTGTCGCAAATCGCCCATGTCGTCACCGGCAGGGCCGAAGTGAAGAAACGCAGGAAAGCCGGCCTCTCGTCTTTGATCGGCCTGTTGGGCCGCAAGTAA
- a CDS encoding CpaD family pilus assembly protein yields MSSKISVPENPDLNKVRSAVIPMLFAASLLSGCAGWGGQSITVGAVPDDYRTSHPIIVSEQERTVDIPVATGDRNLTIAMREIVRGAAINYRSSASGAIRIMVPVGSTNSGAASVLSRQVAGVLRKEGVPGDRILTSPYQVSSPDDAAPIRIAFLAITASTGKCGRWPDDLLANTSENRNYANFGCASQSNLAAQIANPGDLIAPRGMTPIDAERRSTVIESYRKDGSGLGL; encoded by the coding sequence ATGTCGAGCAAGATCTCCGTTCCCGAAAATCCTGATCTTAACAAGGTCCGGTCCGCAGTCATCCCGATGCTGTTTGCGGCATCGCTCCTGAGCGGCTGTGCCGGTTGGGGCGGGCAGAGCATTACCGTCGGCGCGGTTCCCGATGATTACCGCACCAGCCATCCCATCATCGTCTCCGAGCAGGAACGCACGGTTGATATCCCGGTTGCCACCGGGGACCGCAATCTGACCATCGCCATGCGCGAAATCGTCCGCGGCGCAGCCATCAATTACCGCTCGAGCGCATCCGGTGCCATCCGCATCATGGTACCTGTCGGCTCCACCAATTCAGGTGCGGCATCAGTGCTCTCGCGCCAGGTGGCCGGGGTGTTGCGCAAGGAAGGCGTGCCCGGCGATCGTATCTTGACGTCGCCCTATCAAGTGTCGTCGCCCGATGACGCAGCACCGATCCGCATTGCCTTCCTGGCGATCACCGCATCGACTGGAAAATGTGGCCGCTGGCCCGACGATCTTCTCGCCAACACCAGCGAGAACAGGAATTACGCCAATTTCGGTTGCGCAAGCCAGAGTAATCTGGCCGCCCAGATCGCAAATCCAGGCGATCTGATCGCGCCGCGCGGCATGACTCCGATCGACGCCGAGCGGCGCTCGACAGTGATTGAAAGCTACAGAAAAGATGGCTCCGGCCTGGGGTTATGA